Proteins encoded in a region of the Candidatus Margulisiibacteriota bacterium genome:
- a CDS encoding ParB N-terminal domain-containing protein, producing MKKDVFTKDYITISGKEIEVESGFINHEKLKYYADNPRIYSIIYAGEKSLSQNEIEERLSDKEHVRLLIQSIKANGGLTDPIIVRGGDFVVLEGNSRLAAYRTLSKKDPIQWGKIKCKILPHDISNDLVFTLLGEYHIIGRKDWQPYEQAGYLYRRHKLQKVSLEKIQHELGLKKSEMEHLVEVYEFMFTHNDTDINHWSYYEEYLKSRDISRARETHSDFDHSIVCKIKVGEITKAIDIRDKLVPISKSTPKIIKGFISGKIKFEDAYERAYAGGAGNAVFEKLHRFREWLANSSIEEDIIDNGDQLVKKCIFELGKISKRSDDILNKINKT from the coding sequence ATGAAAAAAGATGTTTTTACAAAAGACTATATAACAATCAGTGGAAAAGAGATAGAAGTTGAATCTGGGTTCATCAATCATGAAAAGCTTAAATATTACGCGGATAATCCTAGGATATATTCGATTATATATGCGGGAGAAAAATCGCTTAGCCAAAACGAAATAGAAGAAAGGCTATCCGACAAAGAACATGTTCGTTTATTGATTCAATCGATAAAGGCAAATGGAGGGTTGACCGACCCCATTATTGTCAGAGGTGGGGACTTTGTTGTGTTAGAAGGAAATAGCCGATTAGCTGCTTATAGAACTTTATCAAAAAAGGACCCTATCCAGTGGGGAAAGATAAAATGCAAGATTCTCCCTCATGATATAAGTAACGATCTGGTGTTCACCCTTTTAGGCGAATATCATATAATTGGGAGAAAGGATTGGCAGCCATATGAACAGGCTGGCTATCTATATAGAAGGCATAAGCTTCAAAAGGTCTCCTTAGAGAAGATACAGCACGAATTAGGCTTAAAGAAAAGCGAAATGGAACATCTCGTTGAAGTATATGAGTTTATGTTTACCCACAACGACACAGACATAAATCATTGGAGTTATTATGAGGAATATCTTAAATCAAGAGACATTAGCAGGGCAAGAGAAACACATAGTGATTTCGATCATTCAATTGTTTGTAAGATCAAAGTCGGCGAAATCACTAAAGCCATAGATATCAGAGATAAATTAGTCCCCATTTCAAAATCAACCCCCAAAATAATAAAAGGATTCATTTCTGGCAAAATCAAATTTGAGGATGCTTACGAGAGAGCATATGCCGGGGGTGCTGGGAATGCGGTGTTTGAAAAATTGCATAGATTCCGAGAGTGGCTAGCTAATTCAAGTATCGAAGAGGATATTATTGATAATGGGGATCAGCTAGTTAAAAAGTGCATATTTGAGCTCGGAAAGATTAGTAAGCGCTCGGACGATATTCTGAATAAAATTAATAAGACATGA
- a CDS encoding Fe-S oxidoreductase → MTKKKILLVEPNFPIPAKSKNHRDFLPIGLLKLASYHRDKGDVIKLVRGNQYFDDFYPNQIKITSLFTYWSKYVWESVKYYKETYPKAKVIVGGIYASLMPEHCKQSGCDEVFIGVNEKVEKFRPAYELVNVDYQIIHTSRGCLRRCAFCGTWRIEPRFTHKKSIKDEICSNRIIFYDNNLLGNPFIKDILKELMNAKHNGRVVYSESQCGIDGRLLTPEIAKMLKQARFINPRIAWDHGYNQWKLIKKQIKMLVAAGYPAKDIYVFMLYNHEHDYREMLTKIRRCKSWGVQISDCRYRPLDQISESYYPRREQTSEEYYIHPKWTDKQIKMFRRSVRRQNIEVRHGFSHYSEELERLGKNSSKITA, encoded by the coding sequence ATGACAAAGAAAAAAATATTGTTAGTTGAGCCAAATTTCCCAATACCCGCCAAGAGTAAAAATCATAGGGACTTTTTACCAATCGGGCTACTTAAGCTCGCGAGCTATCATAGGGATAAGGGAGATGTCATTAAGTTAGTTAGGGGTAATCAATATTTTGATGATTTTTATCCGAATCAGATAAAAATTACATCTTTATTTACGTATTGGTCAAAATATGTATGGGAAAGCGTCAAATATTATAAAGAGACCTATCCAAAGGCAAAAGTTATTGTTGGCGGCATCTATGCGTCCTTAATGCCGGAACACTGCAAGCAATCGGGATGCGATGAAGTATTTATTGGGGTAAATGAAAAGGTTGAGAAATTTCGCCCAGCTTATGAACTAGTTAACGTCGATTATCAAATTATTCATACTTCACGGGGCTGTCTGAGACGATGTGCGTTTTGTGGAACTTGGAGGATAGAGCCCCGCTTCACTCATAAAAAGAGTATTAAAGACGAGATATGTAGTAATCGAATTATATTCTATGATAACAATTTATTGGGAAACCCCTTTATTAAAGATATTTTAAAAGAACTAATGAATGCGAAGCATAATGGAAGAGTGGTGTATTCTGAGAGCCAGTGCGGAATTGATGGGAGATTGCTTACCCCAGAAATAGCAAAGATGCTTAAACAGGCCAGGTTTATTAACCCTAGAATTGCATGGGACCATGGTTATAATCAATGGAAGCTAATTAAGAAGCAGATCAAAATGCTTGTTGCTGCTGGATATCCGGCAAAAGATATCTATGTGTTTATGCTTTACAATCACGAGCATGATTATCGTGAGATGCTAACAAAGATAAGACGATGTAAGAGTTGGGGAGTGCAAATATCTGATTGTAGATATCGCCCATTAGACCAAATCTCTGAAAGTTATTACCCCCGGAGGGAACAGACCAGCGAAGAATATTATATACATCCTAAATGGACAGACAAACAAATAAAAATGTTTCGAAGAAGCGTTAGAAGGCAGAATATTGAAGTACGACATGGTTTCTCCCATTACAGCGAAGAACTTGAACGCTTGGGAAAGAATAGTTCAAAAATCACAGCTTAA
- a CDS encoding DEAD/DEAH box helicase: MQIINLDKEPNINPKFKAFPYQDQAVKTVCDLEYAAIFHEQGLGKSKIAIDVMLYWLEHKYVDTVLFVVKKGLISNWQKEFSAHSHIRPRLITQNKRSNYFAFNSPSRLMITHYEAIKTEKERFKLFLKTRTVAVILDESTKIKNHKSGVSKALFELAPLFHKRIIMTGLPVANRPYDIWSQIYFLDRGMSLGDAFDEFKANTDLDKGLKDSKKRQGAFEDYLSDIFNKISGFTVRETKSSGVIKLPDKIFENIITSWEPKQYDLYRDIRDSMKAIVVKEGIPQEEDAEMILKRLLRLIQIASNPKLVDEKYSEEPGKCPYLYELVLNICRKNEKCIVWTTFTENADQLFVYLKEFNPRKVHGKMPIVDRNCSIDEFIKEKDVKVLIATPGAAKEGLTLTVANHAIFYDRSFSLDDYSQAQDRIHRISQTKKCYVYNLIMEDSVDLWIDALLRAKELSAKLTHGDISKEYFSSQISYSFIDIFKEALNIK, translated from the coding sequence ATGCAAATAATAAACCTTGACAAGGAGCCCAATATTAATCCAAAGTTCAAGGCTTTCCCATACCAAGATCAGGCCGTTAAGACCGTTTGCGACCTAGAATATGCTGCAATATTTCACGAACAAGGCCTTGGAAAATCAAAAATTGCAATTGATGTAATGCTCTATTGGCTAGAACATAAATACGTAGACACTGTATTATTTGTAGTCAAAAAGGGATTAATAAGCAATTGGCAAAAAGAGTTTTCTGCGCACAGCCATATTCGACCAAGATTAATCACTCAAAACAAAAGATCAAATTATTTCGCTTTTAATAGCCCTTCTCGCCTTATGATTACTCACTACGAAGCGATAAAAACAGAAAAAGAAAGATTTAAGTTGTTTCTCAAAACAAGGACCGTGGCCGTTATCCTGGACGAGTCAACAAAGATAAAAAATCACAAATCTGGAGTATCGAAAGCGCTATTCGAACTAGCCCCATTATTTCATAAAAGAATAATAATGACAGGACTGCCTGTGGCAAATCGACCATATGATATTTGGTCGCAAATATATTTTCTAGATCGTGGGATGAGTTTGGGAGATGCCTTTGATGAATTTAAGGCAAATACTGACCTTGATAAGGGGTTAAAAGACTCTAAGAAGAGACAAGGGGCGTTCGAAGACTACTTATCCGATATTTTTAATAAAATATCAGGGTTTACCGTAAGAGAAACGAAAAGCAGTGGCGTCATTAAATTACCAGATAAAATATTTGAAAACATTATTACTTCTTGGGAGCCAAAACAATATGATTTGTATAGGGATATACGCGACAGCATGAAGGCTATTGTGGTGAAGGAAGGCATCCCCCAAGAAGAAGACGCCGAGATGATCTTGAAAAGGTTATTACGATTGATTCAAATCGCATCCAACCCAAAACTAGTAGACGAAAAATACTCAGAAGAGCCTGGTAAATGCCCATATTTATACGAGCTTGTTTTAAATATATGTCGGAAAAATGAAAAATGCATTGTATGGACAACTTTTACTGAAAATGCTGACCAGTTATTTGTTTATCTCAAGGAATTTAACCCAAGAAAAGTGCACGGGAAAATGCCTATTGTCGATCGAAATTGCTCTATTGATGAATTTATTAAAGAGAAAGACGTGAAGGTGTTGATAGCCACCCCCGGAGCGGCTAAGGAGGGCTTAACATTAACGGTCGCGAATCATGCGATCTTTTATGATAGGTCCTTCAGCTTAGATGATTATTCTCAGGCCCAAGATAGAATCCATAGAATATCGCAAACAAAAAAGTGCTACGTGTACAATCTGATCATGGAAGACTCTGTGGATTTATGGATAGATGCATTATTGCGGGCAAAAGAACTATCGGCAAAACTAACCCATGGAGATATATCGAAAGAATATTTTAGCAGCCAAATATCATATTCATTTATTGATATCTTCAAGGAAGCTCTGAACATTAAATAA